TGGTTAAGAAAGCCTGCTCAACATTGATCGAGTCCTTAGCACTTGTCTCAAGGAAAGGGATCCCAAGCTCGTCAGCAAAAGCCTACAGTGCATCATTACAAACAAGATAGAAAAGTTAAGCCACAGCAAGAAATTATTAACAAATCATTGTTATTTATAGACAGCTTGATAGACAACGATTGTATTTTCATCAATGGGAAATCACTTTCTCCGACTCCACATTCATGGGAATCATCCAGAACGTCATTAGGAGCATTTCAACCTCAAACACCCACTCTACTAATGCAAAGCACTTCGAGGTACACTTCTTAATGTCAAAAAGAATTTATATTACAGCACTATAATATGCAATAAACATAACCAGACTTGTAACTGGAAATAAGAGGTAAAtaacatgcaaattaagcgACACGCAAACACGCCCACAGTTTAACAGTTTTATGGAACGGGTTTGATGCTTTTAGCAGACTGAGCATATCAATTGCCCAAAAGCGTGGTGAAGAAGATAAGCAATTAAAGTTTAGGTCGtttaggtcgtacccagtgcacaaggctcccgctttactcagggtctgggagaggtgaatgtcggctagccttacccccatttatggagaggctgctcccaaaagaTAAGCAATTAAAGTAAACTACTTAATTGTTCAGGCAACTAAACTACAATATTTACCTTAGCAGTTTGTGTGTCAACAACCTTGTTCTCAACTAAATCACATTTATTACCAACCAGAAGCTTGCACACGCTGTCatttgcatatctgtcaatctCATTCAGCCACTGCTTCACATTATTGAAGCTCTCCATCTCGGTAACATCATACACAATCTGGACCAATTCCAGTAGAATTAAGACTCTTTCATTTACGGTAAAGAATGAAACCACACATTACATTAGAATGTAATATCAAAAAGTCATGCATAGTTAATGTTGCAGAATAGCTTAAAAAAAACTAGCTTTCATTAACTACTGACTTTAACATAGAAATGAAAGAAAGATAGTTAAGGTAATATTAAGCgttttgattttttaaaaaaaaaaaaaaaacatatacaaAGAGGTATCAATAATCTACATCACATTTATAACATTCTCAGCTAACTTCATCTTGCAGGTTTGATCAATTGCAGCAAATCATGTGCATCCATCCCAGTTAAGGGTTTCTAGTTCCAGGGGCTCAAGATCTATTCTTTACCATTAAGTTTCCTCAACCCCGCTAACCCCAAAGGCACAGAAGAAAATACTAAAAACAAGTAAACAATCTTACAATTATCCCATGTGCTCCTCGGTAGTAACTGCTTGTTATAGTCCTGAATCGCTCCTGTCCAGCAGTATCCCACTAAATAACAGAAAAGATGAATATGTTAATTTCCTACCGAATGTTGATTAATCAACAAGCAAGAGCAATTGAACACCCTATTCAGTTTTCCATGAGGGATCATAAATAACATTTCCAATAAATATCCTGTCTATCAATTTAATACTTCTACTGATCTGCCTAGGTAAGACTAGGTGAACTGGACTTAGAACTATTCTCTCATGACAGAAACATACAATTTTGCAGTCGTTTCGGAACAAAATTTATGTTAAGTTGAAATTGTTCATCAAGAATGACACTAAAGAAAAGGCATGCAAATAGACAGCCAATAATGTTCATTTAAATCAGAAGCTTATCAAATTTTGGAGAACAATTTTAACCAAAAGTCCAATATACACACGAAAATAAGATAACGCCAATTGATTCAAAACCCGTAATAGAcccataacaaaaaaaaaaaattattttagtcAAACTCAAACATACATGCTAAATCAGTTATGGTGAGATAGAACTGGTTaagatggtttggacatgtgaaccaaAGACCTATAGATGCTACGGTTAGAAGATATGATTATGAGACAAAGGCTCAAGACAAAAGGGGCAAAGCAAGACCTAGGAAGAATTAGAaggagactctaagaaaagacatggAGTACTTGGAGCTAACAAAAGAGTTGTcgcaaaaccgagcgcaatagcgttctaagattcatacagccgaccccacttagtagaagaagactttgttgttgttgttatacaTGCAAAACTCACTGGTCCCAACAAGTAATTTCAtttaatagaaaaagaaaaacgaaaGCAACCGCTACTCACAATCTGCAGCTTGGCTGTCTTGCCATCCAGCTCCACTGTTCTGATTTTCTGAAAATAATAAGCAAATGTCaacaaataaaccaaaaacaaCAAAGCAATTAtacaaacataaatatatacatatactcaCAAAATCAACTCCAATGGTGCTTATGTAGCTGTCTACATAGGAATCATCCTGaaagcaaaaataaaagacaGCAAAAGGCATTAATTTGAGTACCAATTACAGAAAATATAcctcaaaaccctaaaatttatttctaaattagcacaattttaatttttaacctaAGGGAGAAAAGAGAAATGACTGACAGCGAATCTGAGAAGCAAGCAAGATTTTCCAACG
Above is a window of Malus sylvestris chromosome 15, drMalSylv7.2, whole genome shotgun sequence DNA encoding:
- the LOC126603225 gene encoding ras-related protein RABD1-like encodes the protein MSNEYDYLFKLLLIGDSSVGKSCLLLRFADDSYVDSYISTIGVDFKIRTVELDGKTAKLQIWDTAGQERFRTITSSYYRGAHGIIIVYDVTEMESFNNVKQWLNEIDRYANDSVCKLLVGNKCDLVENKVVDTQTAKAFADELGIPFLETSAKDSINVEQAFLTMAAEIKKKMGNQPAANRSSGAVEMKGQPIQQNSNCCG